Proteins found in one Raphanus sativus cultivar WK10039 unplaced genomic scaffold, ASM80110v3 Scaffold0825, whole genome shotgun sequence genomic segment:
- the LOC130503137 gene encoding cell division topological specificity factor homolog, chloroplastic-like — protein sequence MAISGNLRISASLVTPYHHHPKRLSPLSSSKVDFSSFVSTRVKTKLSARNTGGDYELSSPSPAEQEVLESFLLNAINMSLFDRLNLAWKIIFPSRAASRRSSNARIAKQRLKMILFSDRCAVSDEAKRKIVNNIVHALSDFVEIESEEKVQLNVATDGDQGTIYSVTVPVRRVKAEYQEVDEVGSISDGDYKDTLDGSVDVRFDFYVPE from the exons ATGGCGATATCTGGGAATCTGAGGATCTCTGCGAGCTTAGTAACTCCTTACCATCACCATCCTAAACGCCTTTCACCACTATCTTCTTCTAAG GTTGATTTCTCTAGCTTTGTGAGCACACGTGTTAAAACAAAGCTCTCTGCAAGGAACACCGGAGGAGACTACGAGCTATCATCGCCAAGCCCAGCTGAGCAAGAGGTACTAGAGAGCTTTCTCTTGAACGCCATCAACATGAGTCTCTTCGACCGTTTAAACCTCGCCTGGAAGATCATCTTCCCTTCCCGCGCGGCGTCGAGGAGAAGCTCCAACGCGAGGATCGCCAAGCAGCGGCTCAAGATGATCTTGTTCTCGGACAGGTGCGCGGTCAGCGACGAAGCCAAAAGGAAAATCGTCAACAACATCGTTCACGCGCTGTCGGATTTCGTGGAGATCGAGTCGGAGGAGAAGGTTCAGCTGAATGTCGCCACGGACGGTGACCAGGGGACCATTTACTCGGTCACGGTGCCTGTTAGGAGGGTGAAAGCAGAGTACCAAGAAGTCGACGAGGTTGGATCTATATCCGATGGGGATTACAAAGATACCCTTGATGGTTCTGTGGATGTCAGGTTCGACTTTTATGTTCCGGAGTAA
- the LOC130503138 gene encoding eukaryotic translation initiation factor 5A-3, whose protein sequence is MSDEEHHFESSDAGASKTYPQQAGNIRKGGHIVIKGRPCKVVEVSTSKTGKHGHAKCHFVAIDIFTSKKLEDIVPSSHNCDVPHVNRTDYQLIDISEDGFVSLLTDNGSTKDDLKLPTDETLLTQLKSGFEEGKDIVVSVMSAMGEEQMCALKEVAPK, encoded by the exons ATGTCGGACGAGGAGCACCACTTTGAGTCAAGCGACGCTGGAGCTTCAAAGACCTATCCCCAGCAAGCTGGTAACATCCGTAAGGGTGGTCACATCGTCATCAAGGGCCGTCCCTGCAAG GTGGTTGAGGTTTCGACTTCCAAGACTGGAAAGCACGGTCACGCCAAGTGTCACTTTGTTGCTATCGATATCTTCACTTCTAAGAAGCTCGAAGATATTGTTCCTTCTTCCCACAACTGTGAT GTTCCACATGTGAACCGTACTGACTATCAGTTGATTGATATCTCTGAAGATGGCTTT GTCAGCCTTCTTACTGACAATGGTAGCACTAAGGATGATCTCAAGCTCCCAACTGATGAAACTCTCCTCACACAG CTCAAGTCTGGATTTGAAGAGGGAAAGGATATAGTTGTGTCTGTCATGTCTGCAATGGGAGAGGAGCAGATGTGTGCCCTGAAGGAAGTTGCTCCCAAGTAA